In one window of Pseudoalteromonas sp. GCY DNA:
- a CDS encoding M61 family metallopeptidase, with product MKKSLIALACAATFSVYADVDYRISITQPQHHLAEVEVKFPKSSQSSIDVQLPDWRTGRYEILDLANGVRFFDAKSQSGQAQKWEKIDKNTWRVHLSEPTELTVRYQVYANELGLRSRHIDDTHAFIDASGFLMFSDSFRSEPVSVELNVPKGWRSVSGMDFADSKHSFKADSYDILLDSPIETGINQLHKFEVDSRKYELVIWGEGNYDVDQMLADLKKLVQTGTLIWHDYPYDRYVFMVHATSGARGATEHLNSTIIQRHRDSFKERDDYIGFISTAAHEFIHTWNVKNYRPAGMVPYDYVAPNYTDLLWLAEGSTSYFEDYLLLSAGITTNDEYLKMLTKRVNRHLKTPGRHVQSVAATSFDKWINQGGDHGMNYSTNIYSEGALVSMALDIDLLEKSKGKISYRDVHKALYQQHKLPNSFTSEDVKNILKALTGQDYNTWWNEYVDTPANIDFDKLFDKVGLVYDYPESAKVIAGLDGMARQKGELLELTHVAREGNAWQAGLTAGDLIVAFDKHHVRKDLKASLENFEPGQTIAVDFIRRDKLMSAKIKLNRDHDKPKKITFTPNPSSEQALLYRAWMGVSHPNEIK from the coding sequence ATGAAGAAAAGTCTAATAGCCTTAGCATGTGCAGCAACATTTAGTGTTTATGCTGACGTCGACTACCGTATTTCAATTACACAACCACAGCATCACCTTGCAGAAGTAGAAGTTAAGTTTCCAAAATCCTCACAATCAAGCATTGATGTGCAACTTCCAGATTGGCGTACAGGTCGCTACGAAATATTGGATTTAGCCAACGGCGTACGCTTTTTTGACGCAAAATCTCAAAGCGGGCAAGCACAAAAATGGGAAAAAATTGATAAAAACACATGGCGCGTACACCTTAGCGAACCTACCGAACTGACGGTTAGATATCAGGTTTATGCCAATGAGTTGGGTCTTCGTTCCAGGCACATTGACGACACCCATGCGTTTATCGACGCCTCAGGCTTTTTGATGTTTAGTGACTCTTTTAGATCTGAGCCTGTTTCTGTTGAGCTCAATGTACCTAAAGGCTGGCGCTCTGTCTCTGGTATGGACTTTGCCGATTCAAAACACAGCTTCAAAGCCGATAGCTACGACATTTTGTTAGATTCCCCTATTGAAACTGGTATTAATCAGCTGCATAAATTTGAGGTAGATAGCCGCAAATATGAATTAGTTATTTGGGGCGAGGGCAACTATGACGTTGACCAAATGCTCGCTGATCTTAAAAAACTCGTTCAAACCGGCACGCTCATTTGGCACGACTATCCTTATGACCGATATGTCTTTATGGTGCATGCAACCAGTGGTGCACGAGGGGCAACAGAGCACTTAAACTCGACGATTATTCAAAGACATAGAGACAGTTTTAAAGAAAGAGATGACTACATTGGTTTTATCTCTACAGCAGCACATGAATTCATCCACACGTGGAATGTTAAAAACTATCGCCCAGCGGGCATGGTTCCTTATGATTACGTCGCACCAAATTACACGGATTTATTATGGCTAGCAGAAGGCTCAACAAGCTACTTTGAGGATTATTTGCTGCTAAGTGCAGGGATCACCACCAATGACGAATATCTTAAAATGCTGACTAAGCGTGTTAATCGTCATTTGAAAACTCCTGGTCGTCATGTTCAGTCGGTTGCAGCAACGAGCTTTGATAAATGGATCAATCAAGGTGGCGATCATGGGATGAATTACAGCACCAATATCTATTCAGAAGGCGCGTTGGTGTCCATGGCACTTGATATCGACTTACTCGAAAAGTCAAAAGGAAAAATTAGCTACCGCGACGTTCATAAAGCACTTTACCAACAGCATAAACTGCCAAATAGCTTCACCAGTGAAGATGTTAAAAACATCCTAAAAGCGCTTACCGGTCAAGACTACAATACTTGGTGGAATGAATATGTTGATACGCCAGCGAATATAGATTTTGACAAGTTATTCGACAAAGTAGGGCTTGTTTATGATTATCCAGAGTCGGCAAAAGTGATTGCAGGCTTAGATGGTATGGCAAGACAAAAGGGGGAATTACTGGAGCTGACCCATGTAGCTCGAGAAGGAAATGCATGGCAAGCGGGGCTAACAGCAGGCGACCTTATCGTTGCATTTGATAAGCACCATGTTCGTAAAGACTTAAAAGCGAGCTTAGAAAACTTCGAGCCAGGTCAAACAATCGCGGTAGATTTTATCCGTCGAGATAAGTTGATGAGTGCGAAAATCAAGCTTAACCGCGACCATGATAAGCCTAAAAAGATAACATTCACGCCTAACCCATCAAGCGAGCAAGCGCTACTTTATAGAGCTTGGATGGGGGTTTCTCACCCAAATGAAATAAAATAA
- the hisF gene encoding imidazole glycerol phosphate synthase subunit HisF has product MLSKRIIPCLDVKDGQVVKGVKFQGHEVVGDILDLAQRYSEAGADELVFYEISASVEKRLLDVNWVAEIARHIDIPFCVAGGIKSVADAARVLEQGADKISINSPAIARPELIKELHDEFGKQCVVVGVDSFYDQQTQEYLVYQLTGDPNAASRTRYKTQEWVKRVQDLGAGEIVLNCMNQDGVRNGYDIEQLCAIRALCKVPLISSGGAGSMQDFVDVFKQTDVDGALAASVFHKGVIEIPKLKQFLINNNVAARQ; this is encoded by the coding sequence ATGCTATCAAAACGCATAATTCCTTGTTTAGACGTAAAAGACGGTCAGGTGGTCAAAGGTGTTAAATTCCAAGGCCATGAAGTAGTGGGGGATATTCTTGATCTCGCCCAGCGTTATAGCGAGGCAGGTGCTGATGAACTGGTGTTTTATGAGATCAGTGCTAGCGTCGAAAAGCGTCTGTTAGACGTAAATTGGGTCGCGGAGATTGCCAGGCATATCGATATTCCATTTTGTGTAGCTGGTGGGATTAAATCGGTGGCCGATGCTGCTCGAGTGCTTGAGCAAGGCGCGGATAAGATCTCCATTAATAGCCCTGCGATTGCAAGGCCTGAACTTATTAAAGAGTTACATGACGAATTTGGCAAGCAATGCGTGGTTGTAGGCGTAGATAGCTTTTATGACCAGCAAACTCAAGAGTATTTAGTTTATCAGTTAACTGGCGATCCGAATGCGGCAAGCCGTACTCGATACAAAACGCAAGAATGGGTCAAACGAGTTCAAGATCTTGGAGCCGGAGAGATTGTACTTAATTGTATGAACCAAGATGGCGTGCGTAATGGTTATGATATAGAGCAGCTCTGTGCGATTAGAGCGCTGTGTAAAGTGCCACTTATCTCCTCTGGCGGCGCGGGCAGCATGCAAGACTTTGTTGATGTTTTTAAACAAACAGATGTAGATGGTGCTTTGGCTGCAAGTGTGTTCCATAAAGGTGTGATTGAAATTCCAAAGCTCAAGCAGTTCTTAATAAATAATAATGTGGCGGCACGACAATGA
- the hisIE gene encoding bifunctional phosphoribosyl-AMP cyclohydrolase/phosphoribosyl-ATP diphosphatase HisIE, whose protein sequence is MIINKQNIAEVDFDKSALIPAIVQDVLTGVVLMQGFMNREALEVTLEKQLVTFYSRSKSRLWTKGETSNNVLTLVEVHTDCDKDSLLIYAKPQGPTCHLGSESCFADTMPELAFLGKLERVIAQRKNASPESSYTASLFAKDLSRSCQKVGEEGVEVALAAMKNDNEELLNESADLLYHLIVLLQRQGLTLSDVVNTLKDRHK, encoded by the coding sequence ATGATTATTAATAAACAAAATATTGCTGAAGTAGATTTTGATAAATCAGCACTGATCCCCGCTATCGTACAAGATGTTTTAACCGGGGTAGTGTTGATGCAGGGCTTTATGAACAGAGAAGCCCTTGAAGTGACATTAGAAAAGCAACTCGTTACTTTTTATTCGCGTTCAAAATCGCGTCTTTGGACCAAAGGTGAAACCTCAAACAATGTTTTGACCTTGGTGGAGGTGCATACCGATTGTGATAAAGATAGTCTGCTGATCTACGCAAAACCGCAAGGTCCAACTTGCCACCTTGGCAGCGAAAGCTGCTTTGCGGACACCATGCCGGAGCTTGCATTTTTAGGAAAGCTTGAGCGAGTGATAGCCCAGAGAAAAAATGCATCCCCTGAAAGCAGTTATACCGCCTCTTTATTCGCTAAAGACTTAAGCCGTAGTTGTCAAAAAGTGGGAGAAGAAGGTGTTGAAGTGGCGCTGGCGGCGATGAAAAACGACAACGAAGAGTTACTCAATGAGTCCGCAGACTTACTGTATCACCTTATTGTGTTACTTCAGAGGCAGGGCCTTACACTCAGTGACGTGGTCAATACGCTCAAAGATAGGCATAAGTAA
- a CDS encoding DUF3192 domain-containing protein — MIRKILQYIFLGLAVYVTVVFLVINYYKDDPQAMIWQDREAFNNRFIRNLSLEKPTELDTVLDTLGSPDLTYVKKKQDNTIVQIVFYRTQLVKPDGITTEDECTGLLFENGILKLWGPGARVTFDKVSYQLD, encoded by the coding sequence ATGATTAGGAAAATACTACAGTACATATTTCTTGGCCTTGCGGTTTACGTTACTGTAGTGTTTCTCGTGATCAATTATTATAAAGATGACCCGCAAGCGATGATTTGGCAGGACCGAGAAGCGTTTAACAATCGTTTCATTCGTAATCTTAGCCTTGAAAAGCCGACTGAGTTAGACACGGTATTGGATACCTTGGGTAGCCCAGATCTAACGTATGTAAAGAAGAAACAAGATAATACGATTGTACAAATTGTGTTTTATCGCACTCAGCTTGTAAAACCAGATGGAATTACTACAGAAGATGAATGCACCGGATTATTGTTTGAAAATGGCATATTAAAGCTTTGGGGACCTGGTGCAAGGGTCACATTTGATAAAGTGTCATACCAATTAGATTAA
- a CDS encoding GGDEF domain-containing protein — MTDNAVMLEQKLKQAIEARKTLEDARKQQVELLTQFAAKLSLACKGQDVSLDNQLAKFRLALNKGVDFELLVPFIDGISEPLKSQEVTNSNNQKALQTAIQQSGKLLQKLKGLPDESRRKLRHLLDVELEDINSTNAYIPALESLVSIYHTVLQSKVEITEETYHSHHPELAAELQALINELIFEDEVIEKVKDIRASVAENNSLDNLYSAATEIIKIIAQTIAKERQSAQGFLVSLNQTLEELHRSIVETTARSKSTSKELQSLNNKIELKIQNLNQQTQNASSITELKALVDNELKLLSADLIEREKLEKNEREALLDSFDAINNRINTLESKVSNYKKRLSEQKFKSLLDSLTKLPNRAAFDERLTHEMHLFEINDSDVTLVVIDVDHFKSINDRYGHSAGDKTLQVIARALKKSIRKSDFIARYGGEEFVLLMPGMPLIHAQKPLEKVRQVIKSIPFKFKEKEVEITISLGATQFVKGDTALSAFDRADAALYEAKNSGRDRLCFK, encoded by the coding sequence GTGACTGATAATGCCGTGATGCTCGAGCAGAAATTAAAGCAAGCCATAGAGGCTAGAAAAACGCTTGAGGATGCAAGAAAACAACAAGTAGAACTCCTTACTCAGTTTGCTGCAAAGTTATCCTTAGCCTGCAAAGGGCAAGATGTTTCACTTGATAATCAGTTAGCTAAATTTCGTCTTGCACTTAATAAAGGCGTCGATTTTGAGCTGCTTGTGCCTTTTATTGACGGAATTTCCGAGCCGCTAAAGTCACAAGAAGTGACCAATTCAAATAATCAAAAAGCGTTGCAAACAGCAATTCAGCAAAGCGGAAAGTTACTGCAGAAGCTCAAGGGATTACCAGATGAGTCGCGCAGAAAGTTGCGTCACTTATTGGATGTAGAACTTGAAGATATCAACTCTACTAATGCTTATATCCCCGCGTTGGAGTCTTTGGTTTCTATCTACCATACGGTTTTACAATCAAAAGTAGAAATTACTGAAGAAACATATCATAGCCACCACCCTGAATTAGCTGCTGAGCTTCAAGCTTTGATCAACGAGTTAATTTTCGAAGATGAAGTTATAGAAAAGGTTAAAGATATACGTGCAAGCGTTGCTGAAAACAACAGTTTAGATAATTTATATTCAGCAGCGACAGAAATCATTAAAATTATTGCGCAAACGATTGCCAAAGAGCGCCAATCCGCACAAGGTTTTTTGGTTTCACTGAATCAAACACTGGAAGAGCTACATCGCTCTATTGTTGAAACAACGGCGCGTTCAAAATCAACATCTAAAGAACTACAGTCGTTAAACAATAAAATAGAATTAAAAATTCAAAACTTAAATCAGCAAACCCAAAACGCCAGCTCAATAACTGAGCTTAAAGCCTTGGTCGACAATGAGTTGAAACTACTGAGTGCAGATTTGATAGAGCGTGAAAAGCTTGAAAAAAATGAGCGAGAGGCGCTGCTTGACTCGTTTGATGCAATTAACAATCGTATTAACACCTTAGAGTCTAAAGTTTCAAATTATAAAAAGCGACTCAGCGAACAAAAGTTCAAAAGCCTATTGGATAGCTTAACTAAGTTACCAAATAGAGCGGCTTTTGATGAGCGTCTAACCCATGAAATGCACCTATTTGAGATAAACGATTCAGATGTGACGCTGGTTGTTATCGACGTCGATCACTTTAAATCTATCAACGACCGTTATGGACATAGTGCGGGCGACAAAACCTTGCAAGTGATCGCACGGGCCCTTAAAAAGTCTATTAGGAAAAGCGATTTTATCGCACGCTACGGCGGCGAGGAATTTGTCTTACTAATGCCGGGCATGCCGTTGATTCATGCGCAAAAACCGCTTGAAAAAGTAAGGCAAGTCATTAAATCTATACCATTCAAATTTAAAGAAAAAGAAGTTGAAATTACGATTTCTCTCGGCGCTACTCAGTTTGTCAAAGGGGATACTGCCCTGAGCGCCTTTGACCGAGCTGATGCAGCGCTTTATGAAGCGAAAAATAGCGGGCGAGATAGATTGTGTTTTAAGTAA
- the xni gene encoding flap endonuclease Xni: MNNLLLIDALNLIRRIYAVNEPKGSKEQEAHIKASCLRVEQATRSLLRKVGATHAVAVFDGDRSWRYHFYPKYKISRQPMPEFLNQNLDKFSEAFASVGVKSFNPEHDEADDVIATLACKAAAANVNCTIVSTDKGFLPLINDAISVYDYFKKSIISLEDIKSRFSVTQSKLEMFWALSGDKTNDIPSVAGVGVKTAQELLAKHDDFESMLKDETVKPAAKAKLEAGASDYVTSLALVTLRRDIEIGFSLKDIRLV; this comes from the coding sequence ATGAATAATTTGTTGTTAATAGATGCGCTTAACCTTATCAGGCGCATCTATGCTGTTAACGAACCAAAAGGTAGTAAAGAACAAGAGGCCCATATAAAGGCCTCTTGTCTTCGTGTAGAGCAAGCTACTCGTAGTTTGTTACGTAAAGTGGGGGCGACACACGCAGTTGCGGTATTTGACGGTGATAGAAGTTGGCGTTATCACTTCTACCCAAAATACAAAATAAGCCGTCAACCAATGCCCGAATTCCTAAATCAGAACCTCGATAAGTTTTCAGAAGCGTTCGCAAGTGTTGGTGTTAAATCATTTAATCCCGAACATGATGAAGCTGACGATGTCATAGCGACTCTTGCCTGTAAAGCGGCTGCCGCAAATGTTAACTGTACGATAGTATCGACTGATAAAGGGTTCTTACCCTTGATCAATGATGCTATCTCTGTGTACGACTATTTCAAAAAGTCGATAATTTCGCTTGAAGATATAAAAAGTCGATTTTCTGTCACGCAAAGCAAGCTCGAAATGTTTTGGGCTCTAAGTGGTGACAAGACAAACGATATCCCTAGTGTTGCTGGAGTTGGTGTTAAGACGGCGCAAGAGCTACTCGCAAAGCATGATGACTTTGAAAGTATGCTAAAAGACGAGACAGTGAAGCCTGCTGCAAAAGCAAAATTAGAGGCCGGAGCAAGCGACTATGTTACAAGCCTTGCGCTAGTGACACTAAGAAGAGATATTGAAATTGGCTTTAGTTTGAAGGATATTCGACTGGTTTGA
- a CDS encoding glycosyltransferase family 25 protein → MTKPNIFLINLDSCTDRLKESTFQFDKFSLPFERISAIKGVELSADVLDTSYCKLKNAKQYFRPLTLGEIGCYLSHIKVLSKIVDLELPYAFIFEDDFQLHDDLAQIDQLIASLPFDWDMIKLFQSQKNKRTPIASFELNKSLSLFMQNKVPAGTVAQLVSLKGAKKILSKSIPFGRPIDIDYQHFWEKDLSVFVMSPCPVSHGEKFASTIDRAPSATGVKRYFWRKQLLQINKFIKNKFYRGLVLKRYQQHF, encoded by the coding sequence GTGACCAAACCGAATATTTTTCTCATCAATTTAGATTCTTGTACTGATAGACTCAAGGAGTCTACTTTCCAGTTTGATAAGTTCTCACTACCCTTTGAAAGAATAAGTGCCATAAAAGGTGTAGAGCTGAGCGCAGACGTTTTAGATACGAGCTATTGTAAGTTAAAAAACGCTAAGCAATACTTCCGGCCTTTAACATTAGGTGAGATAGGCTGTTATTTAAGTCATATAAAAGTACTGAGCAAAATTGTTGACTTAGAACTGCCCTATGCTTTTATTTTTGAAGATGATTTTCAACTCCACGACGACTTAGCACAGATAGACCAACTGATCGCTTCATTGCCATTTGATTGGGATATGATCAAGCTATTTCAATCTCAGAAGAACAAACGCACTCCGATTGCAAGCTTCGAGCTAAATAAATCGTTATCGTTATTTATGCAAAATAAAGTACCTGCCGGAACCGTTGCCCAGCTTGTAAGTCTTAAGGGGGCAAAGAAAATATTATCCAAATCAATTCCTTTCGGCAGACCGATTGATATTGATTATCAACATTTTTGGGAAAAAGATCTGAGTGTTTTTGTAATGAGTCCTTGTCCTGTTAGCCATGGTGAAAAGTTTGCGAGTACCATAGATAGAGCACCAAGTGCTACAGGAGTAAAGCGGTATTTTTGGCGTAAGCAGTTGCTACAGATAAATAAGTTTATAAAAAACAAGTTTTATCGCGGACTGGTTCTCAAACGCTATCAGCAACACTTCTAG
- a CDS encoding YkvA family protein, producing the protein MSIEINFELSDSDLEHFRGMMKAAIEKSGDVSDAEIIAKARDLVATMEKSNLPEFVSTRLISLQTLIDAVLDEEWQMPEDEKREIMASLAYFSEPEDIVPDHIPVLGYVDDAIMIELVLQELSLDLKAYREFCGFRATEEARRGDNAKVDRESWLAGTRSQIRSSMRRSRSKNRSRFFSRIM; encoded by the coding sequence GTGTCTATAGAAATCAACTTTGAACTCTCTGATTCAGATCTTGAACACTTCCGTGGAATGATGAAAGCTGCTATTGAGAAAAGTGGCGATGTAAGTGATGCCGAAATCATTGCTAAAGCGCGTGATTTAGTGGCAACGATGGAAAAATCCAACCTTCCTGAATTTGTAAGCACTCGTCTAATTTCGTTACAAACGCTAATTGACGCAGTGTTAGATGAAGAATGGCAAATGCCTGAAGATGAAAAGCGCGAGATCATGGCTTCTCTTGCTTACTTCAGTGAGCCAGAAGACATCGTTCCAGATCATATCCCAGTATTGGGCTATGTCGATGATGCGATTATGATAGAGCTTGTGTTACAAGAGCTGTCGCTAGATTTAAAAGCATACCGTGAATTCTGTGGTTTTAGAGCTACTGAAGAAGCAAGACGTGGTGATAACGCTAAGGTCGATCGTGAAAGCTGGCTTGCGGGTACACGTTCTCAGATCCGCTCTTCTATGCGTAGAAGTCGTTCTAAAAACCGCTCACGCTTCTTCTCTCGCATTATGTAA
- a CDS encoding isocitrate dehydrogenase — MAQQTITVIRGDGIGPSIIDSAIEILKAVGCDYEYEYVDAGLAALEKTGELLPAATLEAIERNKITLKGPLTTPVGEGFTSINVTLRKHFGLYANVRPVKSFEGTKARYDDIDIITVRENTQGMYSGLGQVVSEDGNEAEAMSKITREGAEKIVTFAYELAQREGRKKVTAVHKANILKSTSGLFLKVAREVGERYPEIESAEMIVDATCMKLVMTPEEFDVIVTTNLFGDILSDLCAGLVGGLGMAPGANIGTDAAIFEAVHGSAPDIAGKNLANPTSVILASIQMLEYLGEADKAEKIRSAVADVIKSGDRTTRDLGGSHGTTDFTQAVIERL, encoded by the coding sequence ATGGCACAGCAAACCATCACAGTTATCCGTGGCGACGGCATTGGCCCTAGCATCATCGATTCAGCTATCGAGATCTTAAAAGCCGTAGGTTGCGACTATGAATACGAATACGTAGACGCAGGTTTGGCTGCTTTAGAAAAAACAGGTGAATTACTTCCAGCAGCAACGCTAGAAGCAATTGAGCGTAACAAAATCACGCTAAAGGGCCCACTAACTACACCTGTTGGCGAAGGTTTCACTTCAATCAACGTGACATTGCGTAAGCATTTTGGCCTTTACGCAAACGTTCGTCCAGTTAAGTCATTTGAAGGTACTAAAGCACGTTACGACGATATTGATATCATTACAGTACGTGAAAACACGCAAGGTATGTACTCAGGTCTTGGTCAAGTTGTTTCTGAAGATGGTAACGAAGCGGAAGCAATGTCAAAGATCACTCGCGAAGGTGCTGAAAAGATCGTAACTTTCGCTTATGAGTTGGCACAGCGTGAAGGTCGTAAGAAAGTAACTGCGGTTCACAAAGCGAACATCCTAAAATCAACTTCAGGTCTATTCCTTAAAGTTGCTCGTGAAGTTGGTGAGCGTTACCCTGAAATTGAATCAGCAGAAATGATCGTTGATGCTACTTGTATGAAACTAGTAATGACACCTGAAGAGTTTGATGTGATCGTAACAACAAACCTATTCGGTGACATCCTTTCTGATCTTTGTGCGGGTCTTGTTGGTGGTCTTGGTATGGCTCCAGGTGCAAACATTGGTACTGACGCTGCAATCTTTGAAGCGGTTCACGGTAGCGCACCAGATATCGCAGGCAAAAATCTTGCAAACCCAACTTCTGTTATTCTAGCTTCAATTCAAATGCTTGAGTACTTAGGCGAAGCTGATAAAGCGGAAAAAATCCGCAGTGCAGTAGCTGACGTTATCAAGAGCGGTGACCGTACAACGCGCGATCTTGGTGGTAGCCACGGCACTACCGATTTCACACAGGCGGTAATTGAGCGTCTTTAA
- a CDS encoding dermatopontin-like protein has translation MNTLIKLSALSLFIAMLCTPASANEQAKPFEYTVNGSVYEIPASQAKNLDEIIALIETNNDVSGYDVTETKLAKTERTEIASDFSTLAGGNLRVYSELNTGYLNDFDQAFTYTCPSNMFIKSISSYHQDKQEDRRFSLVCAKFTTDSGSRIYRKTTKWSGYVNSYDQAFNFVCPNGQFFVGISSRHDNGTEDRLFNFNCASMATSSTGAALFAESCITTQYTGYDQPWTLGGNGAIIGMSSRHDNRTEDRQTAVSYCSAASDW, from the coding sequence ATGAACACATTGATAAAGTTGTCTGCTCTATCCCTCTTTATTGCTATGCTTTGCACCCCTGCTTCGGCTAATGAGCAAGCTAAGCCATTTGAATATACAGTAAATGGCAGTGTATATGAGATCCCCGCTTCTCAAGCTAAGAATTTAGATGAGATAATTGCGCTAATAGAAACTAATAACGATGTTTCAGGTTATGACGTTACTGAGACTAAGTTAGCAAAAACTGAGCGCACAGAAATTGCCAGTGATTTTTCAACGCTAGCTGGTGGTAACTTACGTGTTTATAGTGAACTCAATACGGGGTATTTAAATGATTTTGACCAAGCATTTACTTACACTTGTCCAAGTAATATGTTTATTAAATCAATTTCAAGCTACCATCAAGATAAACAAGAAGACAGACGTTTTAGCTTAGTCTGTGCAAAATTTACAACGGATAGCGGTAGTCGCATTTATCGTAAAACGACAAAGTGGAGCGGTTACGTAAATTCATATGATCAAGCGTTTAACTTTGTTTGTCCTAATGGTCAATTCTTTGTCGGAATATCAAGTCGTCACGATAATGGCACAGAAGACCGTTTGTTTAACTTTAATTGCGCATCTATGGCAACCTCTAGCACAGGCGCTGCACTATTCGCTGAATCATGTATTACAACACAATACACAGGTTACGACCAACCTTGGACATTAGGTGGTAATGGTGCAATCATCGGTATGTCAAGTCGCCATGATAACCGAACGGAAGACCGTCAGACTGCAGTGAGTTATTGCTCAGCTGCGAGTGATTGGTAA
- the ppnN gene encoding nucleotide 5'-monophosphate nucleosidase PpnN encodes MQVELNPTGVLNLLSRLEVDLLQQSTTSERYRLFRNCALAVLNVGSHTDSSSEIYDKYEDFDIQLLARERGIKIALSNPPESAFVDGQIITGIHEHIFSVIRDILFICQKYHGENKSPVEITHMVFDMLRNADALQVNKDPNMIVCWGGHSINEVEYKYTKEVGYQLGLRGLNICTGCGPGAMKGPMKGATIGHAKQRISNNRYLGLTEPSIIAAEPPNPIVNELVILPDIEKRLEAFVRIAHGIIIFPGGAGTAEELLYLLGILLHPENEKQCLPVILTGPKESAAYFEELSAFVEKTLGKEALSKFEIIVDNPELVAKKLKQSMATVREYRKSEGDAYYFNWTLKIENDFQHPFAPTHENMSGLDLHLEQPKQLLAANLRRAFSGIVAGNVKDEGITAIKQHGPYELSGDKSLMTDMDKLLGAFVNQGRMKLPGSKYIPCYKIKA; translated from the coding sequence ATGCAAGTAGAGCTAAACCCAACTGGGGTTCTTAACTTATTATCAAGATTGGAAGTAGATTTACTTCAGCAGTCAACCACAAGTGAGAGATATAGGCTTTTTAGAAATTGTGCATTAGCGGTGTTAAACGTTGGTAGTCATACCGATTCCAGCTCTGAGATCTACGATAAGTACGAAGACTTTGATATTCAGCTACTCGCGCGCGAGCGAGGAATTAAAATAGCGTTAAGCAATCCCCCCGAGTCAGCTTTTGTCGATGGTCAAATAATTACTGGTATTCATGAGCACATATTTTCGGTGATCCGCGACATACTTTTTATTTGTCAAAAATATCATGGTGAAAATAAATCACCGGTAGAAATCACTCATATGGTTTTTGACATGCTGCGTAACGCCGATGCGCTTCAAGTGAACAAAGACCCTAACATGATTGTCTGTTGGGGTGGTCATTCAATCAATGAAGTTGAATACAAATATACTAAGGAAGTGGGTTATCAACTCGGTCTTCGTGGCCTAAACATTTGCACAGGTTGTGGACCGGGAGCAATGAAAGGCCCGATGAAGGGAGCAACAATTGGTCATGCTAAACAACGGATCTCGAATAACCGTTATTTAGGCCTTACCGAACCCAGTATTATTGCCGCTGAGCCGCCTAACCCTATTGTTAATGAATTAGTAATTTTGCCAGATATCGAAAAGCGTCTTGAAGCGTTTGTACGTATTGCACATGGCATCATTATTTTCCCAGGCGGTGCAGGAACAGCAGAAGAGCTGCTTTATTTACTTGGTATTTTGTTACACCCAGAAAACGAAAAGCAATGCTTACCTGTGATTTTAACTGGCCCTAAAGAGTCAGCTGCATACTTTGAAGAACTGAGTGCCTTTGTTGAAAAAACACTCGGAAAAGAAGCCTTGTCTAAGTTCGAGATTATCGTAGACAATCCAGAATTGGTGGCCAAGAAGCTCAAACAATCGATGGCAACGGTGCGCGAGTATCGTAAGTCTGAAGGTGATGCCTATTACTTTAATTGGACGCTAAAGATTGAAAATGATTTTCAGCATCCATTTGCACCCACGCATGAAAATATGTCGGGTTTAGACTTACACCTAGAACAACCAAAACAGTTACTGGCTGCTAACTTAAGGCGTGCTTTTTCAGGTATTGTTGCTGGTAACGTGAAAGATGAAGGTATCACTGCAATTAAACAGCATGGTCCGTATGAATTAAGTGGTGATAAATCACTGATGACTGATATGGATAAGCTGCTAGGTGCATTTGTTAATCAGGGGCGAATGAAGCTACCTGGAAGCAAGTACATACCGTGTTATAAAATTAAAGCTTAG